A single genomic interval of Takifugu flavidus isolate HTHZ2018 chromosome 19, ASM371156v2, whole genome shotgun sequence harbors:
- the nudt14 gene encoding LOW QUALITY PROTEIN: uridine diphosphate glucose pyrophosphatase NUDT14 (The sequence of the model RefSeq protein was modified relative to this genomic sequence to represent the inferred CDS: inserted 1 base in 1 codon) gives MEEINNIEVGPCTESNYLKPFRVHYSQNGTKKSWDFMRTHDSVSVLLFNTTSHCFVLVKQFRPAVYMSEWERLKAQPPNTPEEGAAEAAGPEXSEGQSGAGGSSSQPPASMGVTYELCAGLVDKPDLSLEEIARQEVLEECGYDVPASRLKRITSYRSGVGVTGSKQTMFYAEVSDDNCVGAGGGEPREGELIEVVKVPLHEAMTFAYDERKPKTMGVIFSFIWFHNNMAPKYKISTNV, from the exons ATGGAAGAGATTAATAACATTGAGGTCGGTCCTTGTACAGAGTCCAACTACCTCAAACCGTTCAGGGTGCATTACAGCCAG AATGGCACAAAGAAGTCCTGGGACTTCATGCGAACCCATGACAG tgTCTCAGTGCTGCTCTTCAACACCACCTCCCACTGTTTTGTCCTGGTCAAGCAGTTCCGCCCAG CTGTGTACATGAGCGAGTGGGAGAGGCTCAAAGCGCAGCCGCCCAACACACCTGAGGAGGGCGCCGCCGAGGCCGCCGGCCCGG CCTCGGAGGGCCAGTCGGGGGCCGGGGgctcctcctcccagccccCGGCCTCCATGGGGGTCACCTACGAGCTGTGCGCCGGGCTGGTGGACAAACCGGACCTCTCGCTGGAGGAGATCGCTCggcaggaggtgctggaggagtgCGGCTACGACGTTCCTGCCTCCAGGCTGAAGAGGATCACCTCCTACAG gtCAGGCGTCGGGGTCACGGGTTCCAAGCAGACCATGTTCTACGCCGAGGTCTCCGACGACAACTGCGTGGGCGCGGGCGGCGGCGAGCCGCGCGAGGGCGAGCTGATCGAGGTGGTGAAGGTGCCGCTGCACGAGGCCATGACCTTCGCCTACGACGAGCGCAAACCCAAAACCATGGGCGTCATCTTCAGCTTCATCTGGTTCCACAACAACATGGCGCCCAAGTACAAGATCTCCACCAACGTGTAG